In Citrobacter sp. RHB25-C09, the following proteins share a genomic window:
- a CDS encoding YjbH domain-containing protein: protein MKKTYLLSLLALGISAACHAETYPAPIGPSQSDFGGVGLLQTPTARMAREGELSLNYRDNDQYRYYSASVQLFPWLETTLRYTDVRTKKYSSVESFSGDQTYKDKAFDVKLRLWEESYWMPQVAVGARDIGGTGLFDAEYLVASKAWGPFDFSLGLGWGYLGTSGNVSNPFCSYSDKYCYRDNSYKQAGSVDGSEMFHGPASLFGGVEYQTPWQPLRLKLEYEGNNYQQDFAGKLEQKSKFNVGAIYRVTDWADVNLSYERGNTFMFGVTLRTNFNDLRPTYNDNARPKYQPQPQDAILQHSVVANQLTLLKYNAGLADPQIQVKGDTLYVTGEQVKYRDSREGIERANRIVMNDLPEGIRTIRITENRLNLPQVTTETDVSSLKRHLEGEPLGHETPLAQKRVEPVVPQSTEQGWYIDKSRFAFHIDPVLNQSVGGPENFYMYQLGVMATADLWVTDHLLTTGSLFGNLANNYDKFNYTNPPNDSKLPRVRTHVREYVQNDVYVNNLQANYFQYFGNGFYGQVYGGYLETMFGGAGAEVLYRPVDSNWAFGLDANYVKQRDWRSAQDMMKFTDYSVKTGHLTAYWTPSFAQDVLVKASVGQYLAGDKGGTLDISKRFDSGVVVGGYATLTNVSPDEYGEGDFTKGVYVSIPLDLFSSGPTRSRAAVGWTPLTRDGGQQLGRKFQLYDMTSDKNINFR, encoded by the coding sequence ATGAAAAAAACCTATCTGCTCAGCTTACTGGCGCTGGGCATCAGCGCAGCCTGCCACGCCGAAACGTATCCGGCACCGATTGGTCCATCGCAGTCTGACTTTGGCGGTGTGGGTTTGCTCCAGACCCCGACCGCACGCATGGCGCGAGAGGGGGAGCTTAGCCTTAACTATCGCGATAACGATCAGTACCGCTACTACTCCGCCTCCGTGCAGCTCTTTCCGTGGCTGGAAACGACCCTGCGCTATACCGATGTGCGAACGAAGAAATACAGCAGCGTTGAGTCCTTCTCCGGTGACCAGACCTACAAAGATAAAGCCTTCGATGTGAAGCTGCGCCTGTGGGAAGAGAGTTACTGGATGCCGCAGGTGGCGGTAGGGGCGCGGGATATCGGCGGGACCGGCCTGTTTGATGCCGAATATCTCGTCGCCAGCAAGGCCTGGGGACCGTTTGATTTCTCGCTCGGTCTTGGCTGGGGATATCTCGGCACCAGTGGCAACGTGAGCAATCCGTTCTGTTCATACAGCGACAAATATTGCTATCGCGATAATAGCTACAAACAGGCGGGTTCAGTTGACGGCAGCGAGATGTTCCACGGACCGGCATCGCTGTTTGGCGGCGTCGAGTACCAGACGCCCTGGCAGCCGCTGCGTCTGAAGCTGGAGTATGAAGGCAATAACTATCAGCAGGACTTTGCTGGCAAGCTGGAGCAGAAGAGCAAGTTTAACGTCGGCGCCATTTACCGCGTCACCGACTGGGCCGACGTTAACCTCAGCTATGAGCGCGGTAACACCTTCATGTTTGGCGTAACGCTGCGAACGAACTTCAACGATCTGCGGCCAACTTACAACGATAACGCCCGACCGAAATATCAGCCGCAGCCGCAGGACGCGATCCTCCAGCACTCGGTGGTGGCGAACCAGCTAACGCTGTTGAAATACAATGCCGGACTGGCGGATCCGCAGATCCAGGTAAAAGGCGACACGCTGTACGTGACCGGCGAGCAGGTGAAATACCGCGACTCGCGTGAGGGGATCGAACGAGCCAACCGGATCGTGATGAACGACCTGCCGGAAGGGATCCGCACGATCCGCATCACCGAAAATCGCCTGAACCTGCCGCAGGTGACGACCGAGACGGACGTTTCCAGCCTTAAGCGACACCTGGAAGGAGAGCCGTTAGGCCATGAAACGCCGCTGGCGCAAAAACGCGTCGAGCCGGTAGTGCCGCAAAGCACCGAGCAGGGCTGGTATATCGATAAATCGCGCTTTGCTTTCCATATCGATCCGGTGCTGAACCAGTCCGTGGGTGGGCCGGAAAACTTCTACATGTACCAGTTGGGCGTGATGGCGACCGCCGATCTGTGGGTTACCGACCATCTGCTGACCACCGGTAGCCTGTTTGGCAATCTCGCCAATAACTACGACAAGTTTAACTACACCAACCCGCCGAACGACTCGAAACTGCCACGTGTGCGTACTCACGTGCGCGAATATGTACAGAACGATGTCTACGTGAATAACCTGCAGGCCAACTACTTCCAGTACTTTGGCAACGGCTTCTACGGCCAGGTTTACGGCGGTTATCTGGAGACGATGTTCGGCGGCGCGGGGGCAGAAGTGTTGTATCGCCCTGTAGACAGCAACTGGGCGTTCGGCCTGGATGCCAACTACGTGAAGCAGCGTGACTGGCGAAGCGCGCAGGACATGATGAAATTCACCGACTACAGCGTGAAGACCGGGCATTTGACCGCCTACTGGACGCCGTCGTTTGCTCAGGATGTGCTGGTGAAAGCGAGCGTCGGTCAGTATCTGGCGGGCGATAAGGGCGGTACGCTGGATATTTCAAAACGCTTTGACAGCGGCGTGGTGGTGGGCGGTTACGCGACTCTGACGAATGTGTCGCCGGACGAATATGGCGAAGGGGATTTCACCAAGGGTGTTTATGTTTCTATTCCGCTGGATCTCTTCTCGTCAGGCCCGACCCGCAGCCGTGCCGCAGTGGGCTGGACGCCACTGACGCGTGACGGCGGTCAGCAACTGGGGCGTAAATTCCAGCTGTACGACATGACCAGCGATAAGAACATCAACTTCCGCTAA
- the malG gene encoding maltose ABC transporter permease MalG, with protein sequence MAMVQPKSQKLRLLVTHLGLLIFIAAIMFPLLMVIAISLREGNFATGSLIPESISWEHWRLALGFSVEHADGRVTPPPFPVLLWLWNSVKIAGITAIGIVALSTTCAYAFARMRFPGKATLLKGMLIFQMFPAVLSLVALYALFDRLGQYIPFIGLNTHGGVIFAYLGGIALHVWTIKGYFETIDGSLEEAAALDGATPWQAFRLVLLPLSVPILAVVFILSFIAAITEVPVASLLLRDVNSYTLAVGMQQYLNPQNYLWGDFAAAAVLSAIPITLVFLLAQRWLVNGLTAGGVKG encoded by the coding sequence ATGGCTATGGTCCAACCCAAATCACAAAAACTGCGTTTACTCGTGACGCACTTAGGGCTACTGATTTTTATCGCGGCGATCATGTTCCCGCTGCTGATGGTTATCGCGATTTCACTGCGTGAAGGCAACTTTGCGACCGGGAGCCTGATCCCGGAAAGTATCTCCTGGGAGCACTGGCGGCTGGCGTTGGGCTTCAGCGTTGAACATGCTGATGGCCGCGTCACGCCGCCCCCCTTCCCGGTACTGTTATGGCTGTGGAACTCGGTGAAAATCGCCGGTATCACCGCGATCGGCATCGTGGCGCTCTCGACCACCTGCGCTTACGCCTTTGCCCGTATGCGTTTCCCGGGTAAAGCTACGCTGCTGAAAGGGATGTTGATTTTCCAGATGTTCCCGGCTGTGCTGTCACTGGTCGCTCTGTATGCCTTGTTTGACCGTCTGGGTCAGTACATTCCGTTTATCGGCCTGAACACCCACGGCGGGGTGATCTTCGCCTATCTTGGCGGTATCGCGCTGCACGTGTGGACGATTAAGGGCTATTTCGAAACCATCGACGGTTCGCTGGAAGAAGCCGCCGCACTGGACGGCGCGACGCCGTGGCAGGCGTTCCGCCTGGTGCTGCTGCCGCTGTCAGTGCCGATTCTGGCGGTGGTCTTTATTCTCTCGTTTATTGCCGCGATTACCGAAGTACCGGTCGCGTCACTGTTACTGCGTGATGTAAACAGCTACACCCTGGCGGTGGGCATGCAGCAGTACCTTAACCCGCAAAACTACCTGTGGGGCGACTTTGCCGCGGCGGCTGTGCTTTCCGCGATTCCAATCACCCTCGTGTTCCTGCTGGCTCAGCGCTGGCTGGTGAACGGCCTGACGGCGGGCGGGGTGAAAGGCTAG
- the yjbE gene encoding exopolysaccharide production protein YjbE yields MKKVLYGIFAISALAASSVYAAPVQVGEAAGSAATSVSAGSSSATSVSTVSSAVGVALAATGGGDGSNTGTTTTTTTSTQ; encoded by the coding sequence ATGAAAAAAGTTCTGTATGGCATTTTTGCCATATCTGCGCTTGCGGCGAGCTCTGTCTACGCGGCCCCCGTTCAGGTGGGTGAAGCGGCGGGTTCGGCTGCCACGTCGGTATCAGCGGGTAGTTCGTCCGCGACCAGCGTGAGCACCGTAAGTTCGGCGGTGGGGGTTGCGCTGGCCGCAACCGGTGGCGGTGACGGTTCCAATACCGGGACCACAACCACCACGACCACCAGTACCCAGTAA
- a CDS encoding YjbF family lipoprotein, producing MKRPGIIIICLLLQACSATTKELGNSLWDSMFGTPGVQLTDDDIQNMPYASQYIQLNGGPQLFVVLAFAENGQQKWVTQDQATLVTQHGRLVKTLLSGDNLIDVNNLADDPLTKPNQIVDGTTWTRTMGWTEFRQVRYATARSVFTWTGTDTVNVGSDETPVRVLEEEVTTDQVRWRNRYWIDSEGQIRQSEQYLGANYFPVKTTLIKAAKS from the coding sequence GTGAAGCGACCTGGAATCATCATTATTTGCCTGCTTTTACAGGCCTGCTCAGCCACCACCAAAGAGTTGGGCAATTCACTGTGGGACAGCATGTTTGGCACACCTGGCGTACAGCTGACCGATGACGACATCCAGAATATGCCCTACGCCAGCCAGTACATACAGCTTAACGGTGGACCGCAGCTATTTGTGGTACTTGCTTTCGCCGAGAACGGGCAGCAGAAATGGGTGACGCAGGATCAGGCCACCCTCGTGACTCAGCATGGTCGTCTGGTGAAAACGCTACTTAGCGGTGACAACCTGATCGATGTTAACAACCTTGCCGACGACCCACTGACGAAACCCAATCAGATTGTCGACGGCACCACCTGGACCCGCACGATGGGGTGGACGGAATTCCGGCAGGTGCGCTATGCCACCGCGCGTTCCGTCTTTACCTGGACCGGCACCGATACGGTCAATGTGGGCAGCGATGAAACCCCGGTGCGCGTGCTGGAAGAAGAGGTGACAACGGACCAGGTACGCTGGCGAAACCGCTACTGGATCGACAGCGAAGGACAAATTCGCCAGTCGGAGCAGTATCTGGGCGCGAACTACTTCCCGGTGAAAACCACGCTGATCAAGGCGGCAAAATCATGA
- the malF gene encoding maltose ABC transporter permease MalF: protein MDVIKKKHWWQSDALKWSVIGLLGLLVGYLVVLMYAQGEYLFAIMTLILSSVGLYIFANRKAYAWRYVYPGMAGMGLFVLFPLICTIAIAFTNYSSTNQLAQERAQQVLLDRSYQAGKAYSFGLYPSGDEWQLALTDAESGKNYVSGAFKFSGEQKLEMKEADALPSGERANLRIITQNRQALTQLTAILPDESKVIMSSLRQFSGTQPLYTLADDGTLTNNQSGVKYRPNNDIGFYQSITADGNWGDEKLSPGYTVTIGWENFTRVFTDEGIQKPFFAIFVWTVVFSVLTVLLTVAVGMVLACLVQWESLKGKAIYRVLLILPYAVPSFISILIFKGLFNQSFGEINMMLGALFGIKPAWFSDPTTARSMIIIVNTWLGYPYMMILCMGLLKAIPEDLYEASAMDGAGPFQNFFKITLPLLIKPLTPLMIASFAFNFNNFVLIQLLTNGGPDRLGTTTPAGYTDLLVSYTYRIAFEGGGGQDFGLAAAIATLIFLLVGALAIVNLKATRMKFD, encoded by the coding sequence ATGGATGTCATTAAAAAGAAACACTGGTGGCAAAGCGACGCGCTGAAATGGTCAGTGATTGGTCTGCTTGGACTACTGGTGGGTTACCTTGTAGTTTTAATGTACGCACAAGGGGAGTATCTGTTCGCCATCATGACGCTGATCTTAAGCTCAGTTGGCCTGTATATTTTCGCCAATCGTAAAGCCTACGCCTGGCGCTATGTTTACCCAGGCATGGCCGGGATGGGGCTGTTCGTTCTGTTTCCGCTGATCTGTACGATTGCTATCGCCTTCACCAACTACAGCAGCACTAACCAACTGGCGCAGGAACGTGCGCAACAGGTGTTGCTGGACCGTTCTTATCAGGCGGGAAAAGCCTATAGCTTTGGTTTATATCCGTCCGGCGACGAGTGGCAACTGGCCCTGACCGACGCTGAAAGCGGAAAAAATTATGTTTCTGGCGCCTTCAAATTTAGCGGCGAGCAGAAGCTGGAAATGAAAGAAGCGGATGCTCTGCCCTCCGGCGAACGCGCAAACTTACGCATCATCACGCAGAACCGTCAGGCACTGACCCAACTCACTGCCATTCTGCCGGATGAAAGCAAGGTGATTATGAGTTCGCTGCGCCAGTTCTCCGGTACGCAGCCGCTTTACACCCTTGCGGACGACGGTACGCTCACTAACAACCAGAGCGGCGTGAAATACCGTCCCAACAACGACATTGGTTTTTATCAGTCGATAACGGCTGACGGTAACTGGGGCGATGAAAAGCTGAGTCCTGGCTATACCGTTACCATCGGCTGGGAAAACTTTACCCGCGTCTTTACTGACGAAGGGATTCAGAAGCCGTTCTTCGCTATCTTCGTGTGGACTGTTGTTTTCTCAGTGCTCACCGTACTGCTGACCGTTGCGGTCGGGATGGTGCTGGCGTGTCTGGTGCAGTGGGAGTCGCTGAAAGGCAAAGCCATTTACCGCGTGCTGCTGATATTGCCGTATGCCGTACCTTCATTTATCTCGATTTTGATTTTCAAAGGCCTGTTCAACCAGAGCTTTGGTGAAATCAACATGATGCTGGGCGCACTGTTCGGCATTAAACCGGCCTGGTTCAGCGACCCGACCACCGCACGTTCGATGATTATCATCGTCAACACCTGGCTGGGTTACCCGTACATGATGATCCTGTGCATGGGGCTGCTGAAAGCTATTCCGGAAGACCTTTACGAAGCCTCGGCGATGGACGGTGCAGGTCCGTTCCAGAACTTCTTTAAAATTACGCTGCCGCTGCTGATTAAGCCGCTAACGCCGCTAATGATTGCCAGCTTTGCCTTTAACTTTAATAACTTCGTGCTGATTCAACTGTTGACCAACGGTGGCCCGGACCGTCTCGGAACGACCACGCCAGCGGGTTATACCGATCTGCTCGTCAGCTACACCTACCGCATTGCCTTCGAAGGTGGCGGTGGTCAGGACTTCGGTCTGGCGGCGGCTATCGCCACGCTGATCTTCCTGCTGGTTGGCGCGCTGGCTATCGTCAACCTGAAAGCCACACGCATGAAGTTTGATTAA
- a CDS encoding capsule biosynthesis GfcC family protein, whose translation MIKQTLTALLICLSASSVFAAGTVKVLTTGNAEPKTLTGAEHLIDLVGQPRLANSWWPGAVISEELASTAALRQQQALLGRLAALSAQESGDAAAAINALRQQIQALKITGRQRVNLDPDVVRVSERGNPPLQGNYTLWVGAQPTEVTIFGLISRPGKQPFMPGRDVVSYLDGQNLLSGADRSYAWVVYPDGRTQKVPVAYWNKRHVEPMPGSIIFVGFDDSLWSSEPDALNADILHTLTQRIPE comes from the coding sequence ATGATTAAACAGACGCTAACCGCACTTCTCATTTGCCTGAGTGCGTCATCTGTTTTTGCTGCGGGTACCGTCAAGGTCCTCACCACTGGCAACGCAGAGCCAAAAACCCTTACCGGCGCTGAACACCTTATCGATCTGGTCGGGCAGCCCCGTCTGGCAAACAGCTGGTGGCCTGGCGCGGTCATTAGCGAAGAACTGGCGAGCACAGCGGCGCTTCGCCAACAGCAGGCGCTTTTAGGGCGTCTGGCGGCGTTGAGTGCGCAAGAGAGTGGGGATGCCGCCGCCGCCATTAACGCCCTGCGTCAGCAGATTCAGGCGCTGAAGATCACCGGCAGGCAACGCGTGAATCTCGATCCGGACGTCGTACGCGTCAGTGAGCGGGGCAACCCGCCGCTGCAGGGAAACTACACGCTCTGGGTGGGGGCGCAGCCAACGGAAGTCACGATCTTTGGCCTGATTAGCCGCCCCGGAAAGCAGCCGTTTATGCCTGGTCGGGATGTGGTTAGCTACCTTGACGGTCAGAACCTGCTCAGCGGCGCGGATCGTAGCTATGCCTGGGTTGTCTACCCTGATGGACGGACGCAGAAAGTCCCGGTGGCCTACTGGAATAAGCGTCACGTTGAGCCGATGCCGGGCAGCATCATTTTTGTCGGCTTTGATGACTCCCTCTGGAGCAGCGAACCGGACGCGCTGAACGCCGACATTCTTCATACCCTGACGCAGCGGATACCCGAATAA
- the pgi gene encoding glucose-6-phosphate isomerase, producing the protein MKNINPTQTTAWQALQKHFEEMKDVTIADLFAKDSDRFNKFSATFDDLMLVDFSKNRITEETLAKLQDLAKETDLAGAIKSMFSGEKINRTEDRAVLHVALRNRSNTPILVDGKDVMPEVNAVLEKMKSFSEAIISGSWKGYTGKAITDVVNIGIGGSDLGPFMVTEALRPYKNHLNMHFVSNVDGTHIAEVLKKVNPETTLFLVASKTFTTQETMTNAHSARDWFLKTAGDEKHVAKHFAALSTNAKAVGEFGIDTANMFEFWDWVGGRYSLWSAIGLSIILSVGYDNFVELLSGAHAMDKHFSTTAPEKNLPILLALIGIWYNNFFGAETEAILPYDQYMHRFAAYFQQGNMESNGKYVDRNGNPVDYQTGPIIWGEPGTNGQHAFYQLIHQGTKMVPCDFIAPAITHNPLSDHHPKLLSNFFAQTEALAFGKSREVVEQEYRDQGKDPATLEHVVPFKVFEGNRPTNSILLREITPFSLGALIALYEHKIFTQGIILNIFTFDQWGVELGKQLANRILPELNDDKEINSHDGSTNGLINRYKAWR; encoded by the coding sequence ATGAAAAACATCAACCCAACGCAGACCACTGCCTGGCAGGCACTACAGAAACACTTTGAAGAAATGAAAGACGTCACCATCGCGGATCTGTTCGCGAAGGATAGCGATCGTTTCAACAAATTCTCCGCAACGTTCGACGATCTGATGCTGGTCGATTTCTCCAAAAACCGCATCACCGAAGAAACGCTGGCGAAACTGCAGGATCTGGCAAAAGAAACCGATCTGGCTGGTGCCATTAAGTCGATGTTCTCCGGTGAGAAAATCAACCGTACTGAAGACCGCGCTGTGCTGCACGTTGCGCTGCGTAACCGTAGCAATACTCCGATCCTCGTCGACGGCAAAGATGTGATGCCGGAAGTCAACGCGGTGCTGGAGAAGATGAAATCCTTCTCTGAAGCGATCATTTCAGGAAGCTGGAAAGGCTATACCGGTAAAGCGATTACTGACGTGGTGAACATTGGTATTGGTGGCTCCGACCTCGGTCCGTTCATGGTGACCGAAGCGCTGCGTCCGTACAAAAACCACCTGAATATGCACTTTGTTTCTAACGTCGACGGTACCCATATCGCCGAAGTGCTGAAGAAAGTGAACCCGGAAACCACTCTTTTCCTCGTCGCGTCCAAAACCTTTACCACCCAGGAAACCATGACTAACGCCCATAGCGCGCGCGACTGGTTCCTGAAAACCGCGGGTGATGAAAAACACGTTGCCAAACACTTTGCAGCTCTTTCCACTAACGCGAAAGCGGTCGGCGAGTTCGGCATTGATACCGCCAACATGTTCGAATTCTGGGACTGGGTGGGTGGCCGTTACTCCCTGTGGTCTGCGATTGGCCTGTCCATTATCCTCTCCGTAGGTTACGACAACTTTGTGGAACTGCTCTCCGGCGCGCATGCAATGGATAAGCACTTCTCCACCACCGCACCTGAGAAAAACCTGCCGATTCTGCTGGCGCTGATCGGTATCTGGTACAACAATTTCTTCGGCGCTGAAACCGAAGCGATCCTGCCGTATGACCAGTATATGCACCGCTTTGCGGCTTACTTCCAGCAGGGCAACATGGAATCCAACGGTAAATACGTTGATCGTAACGGCAACCCGGTGGACTACCAGACTGGCCCAATCATTTGGGGCGAGCCAGGCACTAACGGTCAGCACGCGTTTTACCAGCTGATTCACCAGGGCACCAAAATGGTTCCTTGTGACTTTATCGCCCCGGCGATCACCCATAACCCGCTGTCAGATCACCATCCGAAGCTGTTGTCTAACTTCTTCGCTCAGACCGAAGCGCTGGCGTTTGGTAAATCTCGCGAAGTGGTTGAGCAGGAATACCGTGACCAGGGTAAAGATCCGGCGACCCTGGAACACGTTGTGCCGTTCAAAGTGTTCGAAGGCAACCGCCCGACCAACTCCATCCTGCTGCGCGAAATCACGCCGTTTAGCCTGGGTGCGCTGATTGCCCTTTACGAGCACAAAATCTTCACTCAGGGCATCATTCTGAACATCTTCACCTTCGACCAGTGGGGCGTAGAGCTGGGCAAACAGCTGGCTAACCGCATTCTGCCTGAGCTGAATGATGATAAAGAAATCAATAGCCATGATGGTTCAACTAACGGTTTAATCAACCGTTATAAAGCCTGGCGTTAA
- the psiE gene encoding phosphate-starvation-inducible protein PsiE, translating to MTSLSRPRVEFISTILQTVLNLGLLSLGLILVVFLGKETLHLADVLFAPEQSSKYELVEGLVVYFLYFEFIALIVKYFQSGFHFPLRYFVYIGITAIVRLIVVDHKSPMDVLIYSAAILLLVIALWMCNSKRLKRE from the coding sequence ATGACGTCACTATCTCGTCCCCGCGTGGAGTTTATCTCTACGATACTACAGACCGTGCTGAACCTTGGGCTGTTGAGTCTGGGCCTGATCCTGGTCGTATTCCTCGGTAAAGAGACGCTGCATCTGGCAGATGTACTCTTCGCGCCTGAGCAATCCAGCAAGTACGAGCTGGTGGAAGGGCTGGTTGTTTATTTCCTCTATTTCGAATTTATTGCACTGATTGTGAAGTACTTTCAGTCAGGCTTTCACTTCCCGCTTCGCTATTTTGTCTATATTGGGATCACGGCGATTGTGCGGCTGATCGTCGTCGATCATAAATCGCCAATGGATGTGCTGATCTACTCGGCGGCGATCCTGTTGCTGGTGATCGCACTCTGGATGTGTAACTCGAAGAGGTTGAAGCGTGAGTGA
- the xylE gene encoding D-xylose transporter XylE — protein MNTQYNSQYIFSITLVATLGGLLFGYDTAVISGTVESLNTVFVAPQNLSESAANSLLGFCVASALIGCIIGGALGGYCSNRFGRRDSLKIAALLFFISGVGSAWPELGFTDINPDNTVPVYLAGYVPEFVIYRIIGGIGVGLASMLSPMYIAELAPAHIRGKLVSFNQFAIIFGQLLVYCVNYFIAKSGDAIWLNTDGWRYMFASECIPALLFLGLLYTVPESPRWLMARGKQEQAESILRKIMGSALATQAMQEINHSLEHGRKTGGRLLMFGVGVIVIGVMLSVFQQFVGINVVLYYAPEVFKTLGASTDVALLQTIIVGVINLSFTVLAIMTVDKFGRKPLQIIGALGMAIGMFSLGTAFYTQAPGIVALLSMLFYVAAFAMSWGPVCWVLLAEIFPNAIRGKALAIAVAAQWLANYFVSWTFPMMDKNSWLVSHFHNGFSYWIYGCMGVLAALFMWKFVPETKGKTLEELEELWVPAEKKSREAAVQ, from the coding sequence ATGAACACCCAATATAATTCCCAATATATTTTTTCGATTACATTAGTCGCAACATTAGGCGGGTTATTATTTGGCTATGATACCGCGGTGATCTCCGGTACCGTTGAGTCCTTAAATACCGTCTTTGTCGCCCCACAAAACCTCAGTGAATCCGCTGCCAACTCGTTGCTCGGCTTTTGCGTCGCCAGTGCGCTGATTGGCTGTATTATTGGCGGCGCGCTCGGCGGTTACTGTAGTAACCGCTTTGGTCGCCGTGATTCGCTCAAAATTGCCGCCCTGCTGTTCTTTATTTCCGGCGTCGGCTCCGCATGGCCAGAATTAGGATTTACCGACATTAATCCAGATAATACCGTGCCGGTTTATCTGGCCGGATACGTTCCTGAATTCGTTATTTACCGTATTATCGGCGGCATAGGCGTAGGATTAGCCTCAATGCTGTCGCCCATGTATATCGCCGAACTGGCACCGGCGCATATTCGCGGAAAACTGGTTTCGTTCAACCAGTTTGCCATTATTTTCGGCCAGTTGCTGGTGTACTGTGTTAACTATTTTATCGCCAAATCCGGCGACGCCATCTGGCTGAATACCGACGGCTGGCGCTATATGTTTGCCTCTGAGTGTATTCCCGCGCTGCTCTTCTTAGGGCTGCTGTATACCGTACCAGAAAGCCCGCGCTGGCTGATGGCACGTGGTAAGCAAGAGCAGGCAGAAAGTATTCTGCGTAAAATTATGGGCTCTGCGCTTGCCACCCAGGCGATGCAGGAGATCAACCATTCCCTGGAGCATGGTCGCAAAACCGGCGGGCGCCTGCTGATGTTTGGCGTGGGCGTGATTGTTATCGGCGTGATGCTGTCGGTATTCCAGCAGTTCGTCGGTATCAACGTAGTGCTCTACTACGCACCGGAAGTCTTTAAGACGCTGGGGGCAAGCACCGACGTGGCACTGTTACAGACCATTATTGTTGGCGTAATCAACCTGAGCTTTACCGTGCTGGCGATCATGACCGTGGATAAATTTGGCCGCAAGCCGCTGCAAATCATCGGCGCGCTGGGTATGGCGATTGGTATGTTCAGCCTCGGTACCGCATTTTATACGCAGGCGCCGGGTATCGTCGCACTGTTGTCGATGCTGTTCTACGTCGCAGCCTTCGCCATGTCCTGGGGACCGGTCTGCTGGGTGCTTCTGGCAGAAATCTTCCCGAACGCGATTCGCGGCAAAGCGCTGGCGATCGCCGTGGCTGCCCAATGGTTGGCGAACTACTTTGTCTCCTGGACCTTCCCGATGATGGACAAAAACTCGTGGCTGGTGTCCCATTTCCACAACGGGTTTTCCTACTGGATTTACGGCTGCATGGGCGTGCTAGCGGCACTGTTTATGTGGAAATTCGTGCCTGAAACCAAAGGTAAAACGCTGGAAGAACTGGAAGAGTTGTGGGTACCTGCGGAGAAAAAATCTCGCGAAGCCGCTGTACAGTAA